CGGCGCCGACAATGATGAAATCGGGATACACGCGCTCCGGTCAGCGGCAGAAAAAGACCACTCATTCTAGCAAACTGTCCTCTCATCGGATGTGGCTCGCGGCCCTCTGTTTGCCCGCATAGGATGGCTGCCATTAACGGTGACTAGAGGCTCAATATGCGCAACTGGAAGGAAACAATCGATTCGCAAAAGGGGCGCGGCTTCACGCTGATCGAGTTGATGGTCGTCATCGTCATTGTCGGCATTCTGACTTCGGTCGCCTACCCGTCCTACCTGCAGTATGTGGTGCGCGCCAAACGTTCCGCGGTCCAGCAGTTCATGCTCGACATCGCCAACCGGCAGGAGCAGTTTATTCTCGATGCGCGCACCTACACGACCGCAATCACCACCACGCCCGGTCTGAACATGGCTATTCCTCCTGAAGTTACCGGCCTGTACACAGTGAGCGTGGCCCTCGTCGCCGGGCCCGCTCCGGGATACACGATAACGGCAGCGCCGGTTGCGGGCGGTAGTCAAGCGGGTGA
The genomic region above belongs to Burkholderiales bacterium and contains:
- a CDS encoding type IV pilin protein, with the protein product MRNWKETIDSQKGRGFTLIELMVVIVIVGILTSVAYPSYLQYVVRAKRSAVQQFMLDIANRQEQFILDARTYTTAITTTPGLNMAIPPEVTGLYTVSVALVAGPAPGYTITAAPVAGGSQAGDGTLALDNLGVKSPTAKWK